From a single Stackebrandtia endophytica genomic region:
- a CDS encoding FAD-dependent oxidoreductase yields MNQVRTAMIIGAGVAGPVTAIALKKAGIDSVVYEAHSQGAEGIGSFLTLATNGFSALASLSAADNVAQLGFESPHMTMLNHRGKVLGQTSQSTNTPGGTVSRTLRRSDLYSALLETAHAAGIRFETGKRLVNAHEDSDKVVAEFADRTTAEADILIGCDGIHSTVRRIIDPNAPQPRYVGLINTGGFAPKGSLNLPAGTYQMMFGKRAFFGYGADHDDQVWWFANLPHPTEPARGELTGQAPEALRRQLIDLFADDHSPAVELIKATPELPLATPIHSIPHLPNWHRGRMVVIGDAAHAPSPSSGQGASLSIEDAVELARCLRDLSEPEAAFTRFTDIRRPRVEAIIQWAARINNSKAAGPVARIIRDAVLPIILKKTADSKIHRDMHNHQIDWDATVRAA; encoded by the coding sequence ATGAACCAGGTCCGTACCGCCATGATCATCGGCGCCGGCGTGGCCGGCCCGGTCACCGCCATCGCTCTCAAGAAGGCCGGCATCGACAGCGTCGTCTATGAGGCACATTCCCAGGGCGCCGAAGGCATCGGCTCGTTCCTCACCTTGGCCACCAACGGGTTCAGCGCGTTGGCTTCGCTATCGGCGGCGGACAACGTGGCCCAACTCGGCTTCGAGTCTCCACACATGACCATGCTCAACCACAGGGGAAAGGTGCTGGGACAGACTTCGCAGAGCACCAACACCCCCGGTGGGACGGTCAGCCGGACGCTGCGGCGCTCCGACTTGTACAGCGCACTGCTGGAGACCGCCCACGCCGCCGGGATCCGTTTCGAAACCGGTAAACGGCTCGTCAACGCACACGAAGACTCCGACAAAGTCGTCGCGGAGTTCGCCGACCGCACCACGGCCGAGGCCGACATCCTGATCGGCTGCGACGGCATTCACTCCACCGTTCGTCGAATCATCGACCCGAACGCACCCCAGCCTCGCTACGTCGGGCTGATCAACACCGGAGGATTCGCCCCCAAGGGGTCGCTCAACCTTCCGGCCGGTACATACCAGATGATGTTCGGGAAGCGGGCGTTCTTCGGCTACGGAGCCGACCACGACGACCAGGTCTGGTGGTTCGCCAACCTCCCTCACCCGACCGAACCGGCCCGCGGTGAACTGACCGGCCAGGCCCCCGAAGCCCTGCGCCGCCAGCTGATCGACCTGTTCGCCGACGACCACTCCCCCGCCGTCGAGTTGATCAAAGCCACCCCCGAACTCCCGTTGGCCACCCCGATCCACTCGATTCCCCACCTGCCGAACTGGCACCGTGGCCGCATGGTCGTCATCGGCGACGCCGCACACGCTCCCTCGCCGAGTTCCGGGCAGGGCGCCTCACTATCGATAGAGGACGCCGTGGAGCTCGCGCGGTGCCTGCGCGATCTGAGTGAGCCCGAAGCGGCGTTCACCCGCTTCACCGACATCCGGCGGCCCCGGGTCGAAGCCATCATCCAGTGGGCGGCACGCATCAACAACAGCAAGGCCGCCGGCCCGGTAGCCCGAATCATTCGGGACGCGGTCCTGCCGATCATTCTGAAGAAGACCGCCGACAGCAAGATACACCGTGACATGCACAATCACCAGATTGATTGGGATGCAACGGTTCGCGCGGCCTGA
- a CDS encoding VOC family protein encodes MDITISASFLPHTDPEASLKFYGDALGFEVRKDVGYEGMRWITMGPVGQPDTSIVLTPPAADPGITDAERQTITEMMAKGTYAALLLATADLDATFDRIQAGGAEVVQEPMEQPYGIRDCAFRDPAGNMVRIQEQPGG; translated from the coding sequence ATGGACATCACGATTTCAGCCAGTTTCCTGCCGCACACCGACCCCGAGGCCTCCCTCAAGTTCTACGGCGACGCCCTCGGCTTCGAAGTCCGCAAGGACGTCGGATACGAGGGGATGCGCTGGATCACCATGGGCCCGGTTGGCCAGCCCGACACCTCGATAGTGCTGACACCGCCGGCCGCCGACCCCGGAATCACCGACGCCGAGCGCCAGACCATCACCGAGATGATGGCCAAGGGCACCTACGCGGCCCTGTTGCTCGCCACCGCCGACCTGGACGCGACGTTCGACCGGATTCAGGCCGGCGGCGCCGAAGTGGTTCAGGAACCCATGGAACAGCCCTACGGCATCCGCGACTGCGCGTTTCGCGATCCGGCCGGGAACATGGTCCGCATCCAGGAACAGCCGGGCGGCTGA
- a CDS encoding helix-turn-helix transcriptional regulator — protein MTSKPTHDEYLVDLARLRRVRDRIDREYAKPLDVEALARGVNMSAGHLSRQFRIAYGEPPYAYLMTRRIERAMALLRRGDLSVTEVCFAVGCGSLGTFSTRFTELVGVSPSVYREQAAEATRGIPSCVAKRVTKPIRNREARSVGSK, from the coding sequence GTGACCAGCAAGCCCACTCACGACGAGTACCTCGTCGACCTCGCTCGGCTTCGCCGTGTCCGGGACCGCATCGACCGCGAGTACGCCAAACCACTCGACGTCGAAGCACTCGCCCGTGGCGTGAACATGTCGGCGGGGCACCTCAGTCGGCAGTTCCGCATCGCCTACGGCGAACCCCCGTACGCGTATCTCATGACGCGCCGCATCGAGCGGGCGATGGCGCTGCTGCGACGCGGCGATCTCAGTGTCACCGAGGTCTGCTTCGCCGTCGGGTGCGGATCCCTGGGCACCTTCAGCACGCGCTTCACCGAACTGGTGGGTGTTTCGCCCAGCGTGTATCGGGAGCAGGCCGCCGAGGCCACCAGGGGGATACCTTCCTGCGTGGCGAAACGAGTCACCAAACCGATCAGGAATCGAGAAGCACGGTCGGTCGGCTCGAAATAG
- a CDS encoding PadR family transcriptional regulator, with the protein MSPRRINNLLALAVLSYLTMRPMHPYELGRTLRDHRDDRSIKFNHGSLYMVVKKLADVGLIEAGESSRDGQRPERTVYSITDAGREELHSWLSELLEQPQHEYPKFVAALSIIAALPPDEVVGLLTRRIEHLTAELNRLRREIDEVIDQGVHPLFQIEEEYRISMLDAEITFVRDFIARITDPSTGIRAMWQSYHSHQSPEDTQ; encoded by the coding sequence ATGTCGCCTCGTCGCATAAACAACCTGCTGGCCCTCGCGGTGCTCTCCTATCTCACGATGCGCCCCATGCATCCATACGAGCTGGGACGCACCCTGCGGGACCACCGCGACGACCGCAGCATCAAGTTCAACCACGGATCGCTGTACATGGTGGTGAAGAAGCTCGCCGACGTCGGCCTGATCGAGGCGGGCGAGTCGAGCCGCGACGGGCAGCGCCCCGAACGCACCGTCTACTCGATCACCGATGCCGGTCGCGAGGAACTGCACAGCTGGCTCAGCGAACTTCTCGAACAGCCGCAACACGAGTACCCGAAGTTCGTCGCCGCGCTGTCGATCATCGCCGCGCTTCCACCCGACGAGGTCGTCGGGCTCCTCACTCGCCGCATCGAGCACCTGACCGCCGAACTGAATCGACTACGTCGCGAGATCGACGAGGTAATCGACCAGGGAGTGCATCCGCTGTTCCAGATCGAGGAGGAATACCGGATCAGCATGCTCGACGCCGAGATCACGTTCGTTCGCGACTTCATCGCCCGCATAACCGACCCGAGCACCGGTATACGCGCGATGTGGCAGTCCTACCACTCCCACCAGTCACCGGAGGACACCCAATGA
- the hrpA gene encoding ATP-dependent RNA helicase HrpA, whose product MNSRPNTPSGLRTRVRGIMLRDQGRFLRRIDKARNNAEELDRIAADLVAPEERVATRRAGLPPITYPAELPVSRKRDEIAQAIADNQVVIVAGETGSGKTTQLPKICLELGRGVQGMIGHTQPRRIAARTVAQRIAEELKTPLGEAVGWKIRFTDQVGDGTYCKVMTDGILLAEIQTDRMLRRYDTIIIDEAHERSLNIDFLLGYLKQLLPKRPDLKVIITSATIDPERFSRHFEDAPIVEVSGRTYPVEVRYRPLVDDSDEETDEVRDQITAIIEASRELIAEGQGDILVFLSGEREIRDTADALAKEKFRHTEILPLFARLSTADQHKVFARHTGRRIVLATNVAETSLTVPGIKYVIDTGLARISRYSNRTKVQRLPIEPISQASANQRKGRCGRTSDGICIRLYSEEDFESRPEFTDAEILRTNLASVILQMTAAGLGDIHRFPFIDPPDSRNVRDGVLLLTELGAIDDTETDPRKRLTDTGRQLAQLPVDPRLGRMVLQAHESGCLHEVMVITSALSIQDPRERPVENQQAADTKHARFTDPTSDFLAYLNLWNYLKTEQKARSSSAFRRMCKSEYLHFMRIREWQDIYSQLKTVLRGLRINTEVIAAEPDPQRVHTALLAGLLSHVGLKDPESNEYLGARGARFAVFPGSSLRKKQPRWLMSAELVETSRLWARVNAKIEPEWIEPLAGHLVKRSYSEPRWEKKAAAVMATEKVTLYGIPVVTGRKVNYGRIDPYTSRDLFIRSALVEGDWDTHHDFFHQNRSLLDEVEDLEHRARRRDILVDEETLYDFYDKRLPEDIVSGRHFDSWWKKTRRSQPDLLNFEKSMLINESADDVSDLDYPDHFEAGGVRLPLTYQFEPGTAADGVTVDVPLAVLGQLEPDAFSWQVPGLREELATALIKSLPKSLRRPFAPAPDHARAALHGADPDRGSLLDVLSVRLRDMRGVTIPRGAWDLSRVPGHLLMTFRVLDPDGAVLAEGKDLAALQRQCKPQTREVLAETVPGIEQTGLTDWTFGDLPQLQEEDRNGYRLKAYPALADESDSVAIRLFDNQTAAQLAMWHGTRRLLRLTLASPMKPLLGALSSNTKLALGANPYDSVPDLLDDCVRTALDKLMIDNGGVSWEEAGFQRLRAAVKPELVTTTIEVAEQVAKILTTARRVEKSLSGKFAFAQLPSLQDMKRQLAALVFKGFVSASGWWRLPDLVRYLTAIERRVAKLAQSGDADAVKMAKVHDVEAAYHELVSALPAAAASPQGQEVRWMCEELRVSYFAQDLGTRYPVSDKRIRAAIQALR is encoded by the coding sequence ATGAACTCGCGTCCCAACACCCCGTCAGGTCTGCGCACCCGCGTGCGCGGAATCATGCTGCGTGACCAGGGCCGCTTCTTGCGGCGCATCGACAAGGCCCGCAACAACGCCGAAGAGCTGGATCGGATCGCCGCCGATTTGGTCGCACCCGAGGAACGGGTGGCGACTCGCCGCGCCGGCCTTCCACCGATCACCTACCCGGCCGAACTCCCGGTCAGCCGCAAACGCGACGAGATCGCCCAGGCGATCGCCGACAACCAGGTCGTCATCGTCGCCGGCGAGACGGGATCCGGAAAGACTACTCAGCTGCCGAAGATCTGTCTGGAACTGGGCCGAGGGGTCCAAGGCATGATCGGGCACACCCAGCCTCGGCGGATCGCCGCCCGGACCGTGGCACAGCGCATCGCCGAAGAGCTGAAGACCCCCCTGGGAGAGGCGGTCGGTTGGAAGATCCGGTTCACCGATCAAGTCGGCGACGGTACCTATTGCAAGGTGATGACCGACGGCATCCTGTTGGCCGAGATCCAGACCGACCGGATGCTGCGCCGCTACGACACGATCATCATCGACGAGGCGCATGAGCGCAGCCTCAACATCGACTTCCTGCTGGGCTATCTGAAACAACTGCTGCCCAAACGCCCCGACCTCAAGGTCATCATCACCTCCGCCACCATCGATCCGGAGCGGTTCTCCCGCCACTTCGAGGACGCCCCCATCGTGGAGGTCTCCGGGCGTACCTACCCCGTTGAGGTCCGGTACCGGCCGCTGGTCGACGACAGCGACGAGGAGACCGACGAGGTCCGCGACCAGATCACCGCGATCATCGAGGCGTCGCGGGAGCTCATCGCCGAAGGCCAGGGTGACATCCTGGTGTTCCTTTCGGGAGAACGCGAGATCCGGGACACCGCCGATGCGCTGGCCAAGGAGAAGTTCCGACACACCGAGATCCTCCCGCTGTTCGCGCGACTGTCGACCGCTGATCAGCACAAGGTCTTCGCCCGCCATACCGGACGCCGAATCGTGTTGGCGACCAACGTCGCCGAGACGTCGCTGACGGTCCCGGGCATCAAGTACGTCATCGACACCGGTTTGGCGCGGATATCGCGCTACAGCAACCGAACCAAGGTGCAGCGGCTGCCCATCGAGCCGATCTCGCAGGCCTCGGCGAATCAGCGCAAGGGCCGATGTGGCCGAACCAGTGACGGCATCTGCATCCGCCTGTACTCCGAAGAGGACTTCGAGTCCAGGCCGGAGTTCACCGATGCGGAGATCCTTCGGACCAACCTCGCCTCGGTCATCCTTCAGATGACCGCAGCCGGTCTGGGCGACATCCACCGGTTCCCGTTCATCGACCCGCCCGACAGTCGCAACGTTCGCGACGGCGTCCTGCTGTTGACCGAACTGGGTGCCATCGACGACACCGAGACCGATCCACGCAAGCGGCTGACCGACACAGGGCGACAGTTGGCTCAGCTGCCCGTGGATCCCCGGTTGGGGCGGATGGTGTTGCAGGCACACGAGAGTGGCTGTCTGCACGAGGTCATGGTGATCACCTCCGCACTCTCTATTCAGGACCCAAGGGAGAGGCCGGTCGAGAACCAGCAGGCCGCCGACACCAAGCACGCCCGCTTCACCGACCCCACCTCCGACTTCCTGGCCTACCTGAACCTGTGGAACTACCTGAAGACCGAGCAGAAGGCTCGTTCCTCCAGTGCGTTTCGTCGAATGTGCAAATCGGAATATCTGCACTTCATGCGTATCCGGGAATGGCAGGACATCTACAGTCAACTGAAGACCGTCCTACGTGGCCTTCGCATCAACACCGAGGTGATCGCCGCCGAGCCCGACCCGCAACGGGTCCACACCGCTCTGCTGGCCGGACTGCTGTCCCATGTGGGCTTGAAGGACCCGGAGTCCAACGAGTACCTGGGCGCCCGTGGCGCCCGATTCGCGGTGTTCCCCGGATCGTCGTTGCGCAAGAAGCAACCGCGCTGGCTCATGTCCGCCGAACTGGTCGAGACCAGCCGACTGTGGGCCCGAGTCAACGCCAAGATCGAACCCGAGTGGATCGAACCGTTGGCCGGGCACCTGGTCAAACGCAGCTATTCGGAGCCGCGCTGGGAGAAGAAGGCCGCCGCCGTCATGGCCACCGAAAAGGTGACGCTCTACGGCATCCCGGTCGTCACCGGCCGCAAGGTCAACTACGGGCGCATCGACCCGTACACCAGCCGCGACCTGTTCATCCGTAGCGCGCTCGTCGAGGGCGACTGGGACACCCACCACGACTTCTTCCACCAGAACCGGTCGCTGCTGGACGAGGTGGAGGACCTGGAACACCGCGCTCGGCGACGCGACATCCTGGTCGATGAGGAGACCCTCTACGACTTCTACGACAAGCGGCTGCCGGAGGACATCGTGTCCGGCCGGCACTTCGACAGCTGGTGGAAGAAGACCCGTCGATCGCAACCGGACCTGTTGAACTTCGAGAAGTCGATGCTCATCAACGAGTCGGCCGACGACGTCAGCGATCTCGACTACCCCGACCACTTCGAGGCGGGGGGAGTCAGGCTTCCACTGACCTATCAGTTCGAACCCGGTACCGCCGCCGACGGTGTCACCGTGGACGTTCCGCTGGCGGTGTTGGGGCAGTTGGAGCCCGACGCGTTCAGCTGGCAGGTTCCCGGGCTGCGGGAGGAACTGGCCACCGCGCTGATCAAATCACTGCCGAAGTCGCTGCGACGGCCCTTCGCGCCCGCGCCCGACCACGCGCGCGCCGCGCTGCACGGTGCCGACCCGGATCGGGGAAGCCTGCTGGACGTGCTGTCGGTGCGGTTGCGCGACATGCGAGGTGTCACGATCCCCCGCGGCGCCTGGGACCTGTCGCGAGTACCCGGCCACCTTCTGATGACCTTCCGGGTTCTCGACCCCGACGGTGCCGTTTTGGCCGAGGGCAAGGATCTGGCCGCGCTGCAACGACAGTGCAAACCACAGACCCGCGAGGTACTCGCCGAGACCGTCCCCGGCATCGAACAGACCGGTCTCACCGACTGGACCTTCGGCGACCTGCCTCAGCTGCAGGAGGAGGACCGCAACGGATACCGCCTCAAGGCGTACCCGGCGTTGGCCGACGAGTCGGACAGCGTCGCCATTCGCCTGTTCGACAACCAGACCGCCGCACAGTTGGCGATGTGGCACGGCACCCGCCGCCTGTTGCGGTTGACCTTGGCCTCTCCGATGAAGCCGCTGCTGGGGGCGCTGTCCAGCAACACCAAGCTCGCGCTGGGCGCCAACCCCTACGACAGCGTTCCCGACCTGCTCGACGACTGCGTCCGCACCGCGCTGGACAAACTGATGATCGACAACGGTGGCGTCTCCTGGGAGGAGGCCGGTTTCCAGCGGTTGCGCGCGGCGGTGAAGCCGGAACTGGTGACCACCACCATCGAGGTGGCCGAACAGGTCGCGAAGATCCTCACCACCGCGCGCCGCGTGGAGAAGTCGCTGTCGGGCAAGTTCGCCTTCGCGCAGTTGCCGTCGCTTCAGGACATGAAACGGCAGTTGGCGGCGTTGGTGTTCAAGGGATTCGTGTCGGCGTCGGGTTGGTGGCGCCTGCCCGACCTGGTTCGGTACCTGACGGCCATCGAACGGCGAGTGGCGAAGCTCGCCCAAAGCGGTGACGCCGACGCGGTGAAGATGGCGAAGGTGCACGACGTCGAGGCGGCCTACCACGAGTTGGTGTCCGCACTTCCGGCGGCGGCCGCGTCACCGCAGGGCCAGGAGGTCCGGTGGATGTGCGAAGAGCTGCGGGTCAGCTATTTCGCGCAGGACCTCGGGACCCGGTATCCGGTGAGCGACAAGCGAATCCGCGCAGCGATCCAAGCACTGCGGTAG
- a CDS encoding ATP-binding cassette domain-containing protein, with translation MSRGKKSDTASEPTHIADSHDRIRVVGARVNNLKDVSVELPKRRLTVFTGVSGSGKSSLVFSTIAAESQRLINETYSAFIQGFMPTLARPEVDVLDGLTTAIIVDQQRMGADPRSTVGTATDANAMLRILFSRLGDPHIGSPQAYSFNVASISGAGAVNLERGGRKIKERRDFNIIGGMCPRCEGRGTINDIDLSELYDDSKSISEGAFTIPGWKSDSFWTVRLYAESGFVDPDKPIAKFTKRQLNDFLYKEPTKVKVDGVNLTYEGLIPKIQKSFLSKDREGMQPHIRAFVDRAVTFITCPDCDGTRLNEAARSSTIDKINIAEACSMQISDLAEWVRGLNEPSVAPLLTTLQNTLDSFVAIGLGYLSLERPSGTLSGGEAQRVKMIRHLGSSLTDTTYVFDEPSIGLHPHDIQRMNELLIQLRDKGNTVLVVEHKPEMIAIADHVVDIGPGAGSEGGTICFEGSVEDLRSSETVTGHHLDDRVSLKDEVRSADGRLEIRGADTHNLKNVDVDIPLGVLCVVTGVAGSGKSSLIHGSMPKSADVVYVDQAPVRGSRRSNPATYTSMLDPIRKAFAKANGVKPGLFSANSEGACPNCKGAGVIYTDLGMMAGIDVPCEVCEGKGFQASVLEYHFGGRDISEVLKMSVAQAQEFFADDDSRVPAAHKILTHLTDVGLGYLSLGQPLTTLSGGERQRLKLATHMSDKGGVYVLDEPTTGLHLADVEQLLKLLDRLVDAGKSVIVIEHHQAVMAHADWIIDLGPGAGHDGGEVVFEGTPADLVADHSTLTGRHLAEYVGR, from the coding sequence ATGAGCAGGGGAAAGAAGAGCGACACGGCGTCCGAGCCGACGCACATCGCCGACAGCCACGATCGAATTCGCGTGGTCGGCGCACGGGTGAACAATCTGAAGGACGTGAGCGTCGAGCTTCCGAAGCGCCGGTTGACGGTCTTCACCGGTGTCTCCGGCTCCGGTAAGAGTTCGCTGGTGTTCTCCACCATCGCGGCGGAGTCGCAACGCCTGATCAACGAGACCTACAGTGCGTTCATTCAGGGTTTCATGCCCACGCTCGCGCGCCCCGAGGTCGACGTCCTCGACGGTCTGACCACGGCCATCATCGTCGATCAGCAACGGATGGGAGCCGACCCCCGCTCCACCGTGGGTACCGCGACCGATGCCAACGCGATGTTGCGCATCCTGTTCAGCAGACTGGGGGATCCTCATATCGGGTCGCCGCAGGCATACTCGTTCAACGTCGCTTCGATCAGTGGAGCCGGAGCGGTCAACCTGGAACGCGGTGGCCGCAAGATCAAGGAACGCCGTGACTTCAACATCATCGGCGGCATGTGTCCCCGTTGTGAGGGACGGGGGACCATCAACGACATCGACCTGTCGGAGCTGTACGACGACTCCAAGTCGATCTCGGAGGGGGCGTTCACGATCCCGGGATGGAAGTCGGACAGTTTCTGGACCGTCCGGTTGTATGCCGAGTCCGGCTTCGTCGACCCCGACAAGCCGATCGCGAAGTTCACCAAACGGCAGTTGAACGACTTCTTGTACAAGGAACCCACGAAAGTGAAGGTCGACGGAGTCAACCTCACCTATGAGGGCCTGATCCCCAAGATTCAGAAGTCCTTTCTGTCGAAGGACCGCGAGGGCATGCAACCGCACATCCGCGCGTTCGTGGATCGGGCGGTCACCTTCATCACCTGCCCCGACTGCGACGGCACCCGGCTAAACGAGGCGGCCCGATCCTCCACCATCGACAAGATCAACATCGCCGAAGCGTGCTCGATGCAGATCAGCGATCTCGCCGAATGGGTCCGGGGCCTGAACGAGCCGTCGGTGGCTCCACTGTTGACAACGCTACAGAACACACTGGACTCGTTCGTGGCGATCGGATTGGGGTACCTGTCTCTGGAGCGTCCGTCGGGAACCCTGTCGGGCGGTGAGGCGCAACGAGTCAAGATGATCCGACACCTCGGATCATCGCTGACCGACACGACCTACGTGTTCGACGAGCCGTCGATCGGTTTGCACCCCCATGACATACAACGAATGAACGAGCTGCTGATTCAGCTGCGGGACAAGGGAAACACCGTGCTCGTCGTCGAGCACAAGCCCGAGATGATCGCCATCGCCGACCATGTGGTGGACATCGGTCCCGGTGCGGGGTCCGAAGGCGGCACCATCTGCTTCGAGGGCTCGGTGGAAGACCTGCGATCCAGTGAGACCGTCACCGGGCACCACCTCGACGACCGGGTGTCCCTCAAGGACGAGGTGCGCTCCGCCGACGGACGGTTGGAGATTCGCGGGGCCGACACCCACAACCTCAAGAACGTCGATGTGGACATTCCGCTGGGCGTGTTGTGCGTGGTGACCGGGGTGGCGGGTTCGGGGAAGAGCTCGTTGATCCACGGTTCGATGCCGAAGTCGGCCGACGTGGTGTACGTCGACCAGGCGCCGGTTCGGGGTTCGCGGCGCAGCAACCCGGCCACCTACACCTCGATGTTGGATCCGATCCGCAAGGCGTTCGCGAAGGCCAACGGCGTGAAACCGGGCCTGTTCAGCGCCAATTCGGAGGGTGCCTGCCCCAACTGCAAGGGCGCCGGGGTGATCTACACCGATCTGGGCATGATGGCCGGGATCGACGTCCCCTGTGAAGTGTGTGAGGGCAAGGGGTTCCAGGCCTCGGTGCTGGAGTACCACTTCGGCGGACGCGACATCAGCGAGGTGCTGAAGATGTCGGTGGCCCAGGCTCAGGAGTTCTTCGCCGACGATGACTCCCGGGTTCCCGCCGCGCACAAGATCCTCACGCATCTGACCGACGTCGGCTTGGGCTATCTGAGCCTGGGACAGCCGTTGACGACGCTCAGCGGCGGTGAGCGGCAACGGCTGAAGCTGGCGACCCATATGAGCGACAAGGGTGGTGTCTACGTTCTGGACGAACCCACCACCGGTTTGCACCTGGCCGATGTCGAGCAACTGCTGAAGCTGCTCGATCGCCTCGTCGACGCCGGCAAATCCGTGATCGTGATCGAACATCACCAAGCGGTGATGGCGCACGCCGACTGGATCATCGACCTGGGCCCGGGTGCCGGGCATGACGGCGGTGAGGTGGTCTTCGAGGGGACGCCCGCCGATCTGGTCGCCGACCACTCCACCCTCACCGGCCGACACCTGGCCGAATACGTGGGGCGATGA
- a CDS encoding RICIN domain-containing protein, with translation MTGNWSEDKPPTPERIKNGARSTVSSVGSSKTAVIIIVVVAVVLIGTLVWSTAQMGGTDEAAVETPSDEAASPEPELTELPTDGTYQIHQGDDECLRVSDSDDGFNRKVLARGGCDGDLTRFELTVVDEAVVTIGFVAEEYADQCVQVDGPGPDEEPGIFYYAPADCDPDEARQRFTLLAGYYGTVRIQSPAEQCMDVYTDYEFADGKVVATANCSDSATQPLRFRRL, from the coding sequence GTGACTGGCAATTGGAGTGAGGACAAACCTCCGACCCCCGAACGTATCAAGAACGGCGCACGCTCCACCGTGTCTTCGGTGGGCAGCAGCAAGACCGCCGTCATCATCATCGTCGTGGTGGCCGTGGTGTTGATCGGGACCCTGGTGTGGTCGACGGCCCAGATGGGTGGGACCGATGAGGCCGCGGTTGAGACGCCCTCGGACGAGGCGGCCTCACCGGAACCGGAATTGACCGAGTTGCCGACCGACGGCACCTACCAGATTCACCAGGGGGATGACGAGTGCCTACGGGTGTCGGATAGCGATGACGGCTTCAACCGCAAGGTGTTGGCTCGCGGCGGTTGTGACGGTGACCTGACCCGGTTCGAGCTCACCGTCGTGGACGAGGCGGTGGTGACCATCGGGTTCGTCGCCGAGGAGTATGCCGACCAGTGTGTCCAGGTCGACGGGCCGGGCCCGGACGAGGAACCCGGCATCTTCTACTACGCTCCGGCGGACTGTGATCCCGACGAGGCCCGGCAACGCTTCACGTTGTTGGCGGGTTACTACGGCACCGTGCGGATTCAAAGCCCGGCCGAACAGTGCATGGACGTGTACACCGACTATGAGTTCGCCGACGGCAAGGTGGTGGCCACCGCGAATTGCTCCGACTCGGCCACCCAACCACTGCGCTTTCGTCGACTGTAG
- a CDS encoding VOC family protein encodes MMLSPDRVTLRTPEVSTARRFYEATFAVEGVVADDHVDLDIHGTGRLRLTESDQPAPSGFDGQVLIYIVEQPGEVEKVLATAVANGATVVKPGKKALFAGYSAVFGAPDGSVWKLAAPTGKNTGPVSDDPRPTETNVLLGVAAPQASKTFYRELGMVVDRDYGNKYVDFTIVAGACRFGVMRRRGLAKDVGIDDHGADCATVFHHTADSREEADALLAAAEAAGGRVTAKPEGTDGYGGEFTDLDGYHWMVTIE; translated from the coding sequence ATGATGCTGTCCCCTGACCGGGTCACCCTCCGGACGCCCGAGGTCTCCACGGCTCGCCGATTCTACGAGGCCACCTTCGCCGTCGAGGGTGTCGTGGCCGACGATCACGTCGATCTCGACATTCACGGCACAGGCCGGTTGCGGTTGACCGAATCGGACCAGCCGGCACCATCGGGTTTCGACGGGCAAGTCCTCATCTACATCGTTGAGCAGCCCGGCGAGGTGGAGAAGGTTCTCGCCACCGCCGTGGCCAACGGAGCCACCGTGGTCAAGCCGGGCAAGAAGGCTCTGTTCGCCGGGTACTCAGCCGTCTTCGGCGCACCCGACGGATCGGTGTGGAAGCTCGCCGCCCCGACGGGGAAGAACACCGGCCCGGTCTCCGACGATCCCCGACCGACCGAGACCAACGTGCTGTTGGGTGTCGCAGCGCCTCAGGCATCCAAAACGTTCTACCGGGAGCTGGGGATGGTGGTGGACCGCGACTACGGCAACAAGTACGTCGACTTCACGATCGTCGCGGGAGCATGCCGGTTCGGTGTGATGCGTCGTCGTGGTCTGGCCAAGGACGTGGGGATCGACGACCACGGCGCCGACTGCGCGACGGTGTTCCATCACACCGCCGACTCCCGCGAGGAGGCGGACGCACTGCTGGCGGCCGCCGAGGCCGCCGGTGGACGAGTCACAGCCAAGCCCGAGGGCACCGACGGTTACGGCGGAGAGTTCACCGACCTCGACGGTTACCACTGGATGGTGACCATCGAGTGA